The region CCGCAATGGCCCTCTGGCCGAAGGGGTTTGCGATTCCCGCAAGGTCATCTGCCCCTACCATGGACATCAATTCGATCTGGCCACGGGAAACGGGGCAGAGGCGGGCGAAAAAGTAAAAGTCTACGAAATTTTTGAAAAGGACGGGGAAATTGTCCTGAAACGAACATGATGAAGATCAGGTTTGTTTATGACTCCCCGCATGGTGGCAAAACCGGGTTTATTTTACATTGCTTTTGTAATTCCTCGAGCCGGCGTCTCTAACAGGCGATCCTCCTTGGTCAACTGATGAAATGCCGGCCGACGGGCCGGCCCGGAAACGGGCCGGCCTCCCGATTCTCCGCCTGAGGCGGAGATGAATTGGAAAGGGGAATGAGATGACTGTTCTTCATGACTCATACGCCCGTAATCTGACCTATCTTCGTATTTCCCTCACCGATCGGTGCAATTTTCGTTGCGTCTATTGCATGCCTCCCGAGGGAATCAAGCTTCTTCCGCGCGCCGAAGTTTTAACCCTCGAGGAAATAGAACGGCTCGCCCGCATTTTTGTCTCGCTCGGCGTCAACAAAATCCGTCTTACGGGAGGCGAACCTCTTTTGAGAAAAAGAATTGTTTATCTGGTTTCTTCTCTCTCGCGGTTTGATGGACTCCGCGAGCTCGGCCTGACGACTAACGGCTCTTTTCTGGCTGATCTGGCATTTCCCCTCAAAGAGGCGGGCCTCAACACCGTCAATGTCAGCCTCGACAGCCTCAACCGCGAGCGTTTTGCGCGGATTACGTTAAGAGACGAACTTCCGGAGGTGCTCTCGGGCGTGACGCGCGCGCTCGAAGCGGGACTTGCAGTCAAAATCAATGCGGTGGCCTTGAGCGATTTGACCCGCGATGAGGTCGTCCATTTTTGCCGCCTCGCGCAAAATTACCCCCTCGAAGTGCGCTTTCTGGAATTCATGCCCCTTTGCGGCACCGGTTATAAGCCGGAACTGGTCGCCCCTTTCAAGGGCATCAAAAGTTGGGTGTTTGATGAAATGGATCTTGTCCCTCTGCCGCGTGACGAGAACGTCGCCGAAACCTATCAGGTAAAAGACGGCCCCGGACGGATCGGATTCATCGCCTCCATGAGCGAACCGTTTTGCGGCACATGCACCCGTCTGCGCCTGACTTCCACGGGAGGGCTTCGTCTCTGCCTTTTTTCCCCCCTCGAAATTGACCTTCGCACACCGCTCCGGAGCGGAGCCGCCGATGATGAAATTGCCGATCTCATCCGAAAAGGGGTCTGGAAGAAACCCAAGGGGCATGAGGAATATCTGGGGAAAACACAATACAGGGAATTGCCGAAAATCAGAATGCTGGGAGGATAAAATGTTTTTTACCGATGACAAAATCGAAACCTTGAGAATCGCCGTCGCCG is a window of Deltaproteobacteria bacterium DNA encoding:
- a CDS encoding Rieske 2Fe-2S domain-containing protein; the encoded protein is RNGPLAEGVCDSRKVICPYHGHQFDLATGNGAEAGEKVKVYEIFEKDGEIVLKRT
- the moaA gene encoding GTP 3',8-cyclase MoaA is translated as MTVLHDSYARNLTYLRISLTDRCNFRCVYCMPPEGIKLLPRAEVLTLEEIERLARIFVSLGVNKIRLTGGEPLLRKRIVYLVSSLSRFDGLRELGLTTNGSFLADLAFPLKEAGLNTVNVSLDSLNRERFARITLRDELPEVLSGVTRALEAGLAVKINAVALSDLTRDEVVHFCRLAQNYPLEVRFLEFMPLCGTGYKPELVAPFKGIKSWVFDEMDLVPLPRDENVAETYQVKDGPGRIGFIASMSEPFCGTCTRLRLTSTGGLRLCLFSPLEIDLRTPLRSGAADDEIADLIRKGVWKKPKGHEEYLGKTQYRELPKIRMLGG